One region of Spirochaetota bacterium genomic DNA includes:
- a CDS encoding pyridoxal phosphate-dependent aminotransferase: MHISAKIIDSIERSSWIRRMFEQGVKLKLRLGEEGVFDFSLGNPDLNPPEEFYSVLRGIIEDQSPGVHGYMPNAGFPDSRESIAKRVSLDHEIHIDGEHVIITCGAAGGLNIILKTILNPGEEVIVPKPYFAEYGFYIDNHQGRMILVDTEEDFSLNIEKIDKSITNKTKAILINSPNNPTGIVYSEDEIRELSGLLESYARKNRIIYLISDEPYREIVYDGIKVPSILKQYAHSIVVSSFSKTFSIPGERIGYIAVNPSSVECDMLMSGLILSNRILGFVNAPALMQRVVVQICDLSIDVDVYKSRRELLVNGLQEAGYEFTKPGGTFYLFCRSPISDDIKFVEHLQKYNILVVPGSGFGGPGYFRISFCVSEEVIRRALPKFKEAIDSIRR, from the coding sequence ATGCACATTTCAGCAAAAATTATTGATTCTATTGAGAGGTCTTCATGGATCAGGAGGATGTTTGAGCAGGGTGTTAAGTTAAAATTGAGGCTTGGCGAAGAGGGAGTTTTCGACTTCAGTCTGGGGAATCCGGATTTGAATCCCCCAGAAGAGTTTTACAGTGTGTTAAGGGGTATAATAGAAGATCAGAGTCCTGGTGTTCATGGGTACATGCCAAATGCTGGATTCCCTGATTCCCGTGAGTCGATTGCTAAAAGGGTATCCCTGGACCATGAGATCCATATTGATGGGGAGCATGTTATTATCACCTGTGGCGCAGCTGGTGGATTGAATATTATTTTAAAGACGATCCTAAATCCAGGTGAGGAGGTTATTGTTCCGAAACCATATTTTGCTGAGTATGGGTTTTATATTGATAATCATCAGGGCAGGATGATCCTCGTTGATACTGAGGAGGATTTTTCCCTCAATATTGAAAAAATTGATAAATCCATAACCAACAAAACAAAAGCAATACTTATCAATTCACCAAACAATCCCACTGGGATTGTATATTCCGAGGATGAGATAAGAGAACTCTCAGGATTATTGGAGAGTTATGCCAGGAAGAATAGAATAATCTATCTTATTTCCGATGAGCCCTATAGAGAGATTGTGTATGATGGCATCAAAGTGCCAAGCATTTTGAAGCAATATGCTCACTCAATTGTTGTATCATCCTTCTCAAAAACATTCTCTATTCCAGGCGAGAGGATCGGATACATCGCTGTAAATCCTTCAAGCGTTGAGTGTGATATGCTTATGTCAGGTCTCATCCTCAGTAACAGGATTCTTGGGTTTGTTAATGCCCCGGCTCTTATGCAGAGGGTTGTTGTACAGATCTGTGATCTCTCGATTGATGTTGATGTTTACAAAAGTAGAAGGGAGCTACTGGTGAACGGGCTGCAAGAGGCGGGATATGAGTTTACAAAACCTGGAGGGACATTCTACCTATTTTGCAGATCGCCAATTAGTGATGATATTAAATTCGTTGAGCATCTGCAGAAGTATAATATTCTTGTGGTTCCTGGAAGCGGATTTGGTGGTCCTGGCTATTTCCGGATATCCTTTTGTGTCTCTGAGGAGGTGATCCGTAGGGCTCTCCCGAAATTTAAGGAGGCCATTGATTCAATAAGGCGATAA
- a CDS encoding DUF3943 domain-containing protein: protein MDINSPVLKLMQNTGLFNYHSADVNYLSDRYKLFDSNDQISIISNSKNYEGADYIAFDIYSKDNQNQQFRLNWDIRNDIESNSLRDESMKKIMNFVMSTRGRDINEVILNDTIYSKEIKNFNLAFYDDEGGSHTSNYSITFESSPSFQYRFLRTSVEIIFLNGLGVANYWINKHENEVDWEYGYSWKEQKRKVEEGWSLDTNNFRTNTVYHIYSGAVYYQAARSNGFGYSASTAFAFAGSLMWEYFGEFHEQASANDMIFTTMGGAILGEALRNASIYVERRFKVGLFGNIFAFLLDPLRIINKYIDSKMGDDYNFNVTFSNPAQTILGRNIDDIVTSKDGR from the coding sequence ATGGATATAAATTCTCCTGTATTGAAACTAATGCAAAATACGGGATTATTCAATTACCATAGCGCTGATGTAAACTATTTATCAGATAGGTATAAATTATTCGACTCTAATGATCAGATAAGCATCATAAGCAATTCAAAAAATTACGAAGGGGCGGATTATATCGCCTTTGATATATACTCCAAGGATAATCAAAATCAACAATTTAGGCTTAACTGGGACATAAGGAATGATATTGAATCGAACTCACTCAGGGATGAGTCAATGAAGAAGATTATGAATTTTGTTATGTCCACACGTGGAAGAGATATAAATGAAGTGATTCTTAATGACACTATATATTCTAAAGAGATTAAGAATTTCAATTTAGCCTTTTATGATGATGAAGGTGGGAGTCATACAAGTAACTATTCCATTACTTTCGAATCAAGTCCATCATTTCAATATCGGTTTTTAAGAACCAGTGTGGAGATTATATTTTTGAATGGCCTCGGTGTTGCAAACTATTGGATAAACAAACATGAAAATGAGGTTGATTGGGAATACGGATATAGCTGGAAAGAACAGAAACGGAAGGTGGAAGAGGGATGGTCCTTGGATACAAACAATTTTCGGACGAATACGGTCTATCATATCTATTCTGGGGCAGTCTATTATCAAGCCGCTAGAAGTAATGGTTTCGGTTATTCAGCATCAACAGCATTTGCCTTTGCAGGAAGTTTGATGTGGGAATATTTTGGTGAGTTTCATGAACAGGCTTCTGCTAATGATATGATATTCACAACTATGGGGGGCGCAATCCTTGGAGAGGCTTTAAGAAATGCCAGTATCTATGTTGAAAGAAGGTTTAAAGTGGGTCTCTTTGGTAATATATTTGCCTTTCTGCTTGATCCCCTCAGGATTATTAATAAATACATTGATTCCAAGATGGGAGATGACTATAATTTTAATGTTACCTTCTCCAACCCTGCTCAAACCATCCTAGGAAGAAATATTGATGATATTGTAACATCCAAAGATGGGAGGTAA